Proteins from a genomic interval of Treponema primitia ZAS-1:
- a CDS encoding methionine ABC transporter ATP-binding protein, with protein sequence MITVKGVSKQYASVSALQTVDLSIPTGGIYGIIGRSGAGKSTLLRILSLLEAPDSGEVFYGDERVDSLRGRELLLRRRRMGMIFQNFNLLGSRNVAGNIAYPLEIAGLHKKQIQERVDELLELVDIRDKRKARLRELSGGQKQRVAIARALAAKPEVLFCDEATSSLDPQTTRSILSLIRDLHEKLHITVALVTHQMEVIRAVCQEVAVMEGGRIVETGSVEAVFEAPKTGAAKELIHG encoded by the coding sequence ATGATTACCGTTAAGGGAGTATCAAAACAATATGCCTCGGTGTCCGCCCTTCAAACTGTGGACCTTAGTATCCCCACAGGAGGTATTTACGGCATTATCGGGAGAAGCGGCGCCGGGAAATCGACCCTGCTGCGGATACTGAGCCTCCTGGAGGCCCCGGACAGCGGGGAAGTGTTTTACGGGGATGAACGGGTGGATAGTCTGAGGGGCAGGGAGCTTTTGTTAAGGCGGCGGCGGATGGGTATGATTTTTCAGAATTTTAACCTCCTGGGCTCCCGGAATGTGGCGGGGAATATCGCCTATCCCCTGGAAATTGCGGGACTTCATAAGAAGCAGATCCAGGAACGGGTGGATGAGCTGCTGGAATTAGTGGATATACGGGATAAACGAAAGGCCCGGCTCCGGGAACTTTCCGGCGGACAGAAGCAGCGGGTGGCCATAGCCCGGGCCCTGGCGGCAAAACCGGAGGTGCTTTTCTGCGATGAGGCGACCAGTTCCCTGGATCCCCAGACGACCCGGTCCATACTTTCCTTGATCCGGGATCTCCACGAGAAGCTGCATATTACGGTAGCCCTGGTTACCCACCAGATGGAGGTTATCCGGGCGGTGTGCCAGGAAGTGGCGGTGATGGAAGGGGGGCGCATTGTGGAAACCGGAAGCGTAGAGGCGGTATTCGAGGCGCCGAAGACTGGGGCCGCAAAGGAGTTGATCCATGGATAA